The following are encoded together in the Osmia lignaria lignaria isolate PbOS001 chromosome 6, iyOsmLign1, whole genome shotgun sequence genome:
- the Fak gene encoding protein tyrosine kinase 2 Fak isoform X2: MMVERVEDHLFMYRRPVYRVFQYLETTDHEGMSTGVGDGGGGGGGGVQGSGGGRNTPPHGSPTPMDKATLKVHLPNGGFNVVKFGDAIDVRGIISLVTSRLAAGTRHYRNLYAMRLHHPGSGESYWLHQDTTMYQVQEKYEKKHPHCEWRYELRVRYLPQNLNDLYEKDKVTFYYYYDQVRNDYLCANHSALDQDVAVQLCCLEIRYFFKDMHQVALDKKSNLEYLEREVGLHKFLPRSVLNGMKPKALRKLIQQHFKKVAALSELECMFKFFDLLRAHYRFDQERFICALGSSWSIPVELVIGPDLGISYMAHRGGTVPTRMAEFSQIQSIQTLVSDCKEHAKACIKLRVAGTAETLSITCSSLDQAESLADLIDGYCRLVTGSNTSLWNRKDAHPPKYRQDGSTNSPEKNVSKTGTILSEDYAEIVDEEGDYSTPATKDYEIVRNQVELGEIIGEGQFGNVHKGSYKGRDGQTIAVAVKTCKVDADLATSEKFLEEAYIMQQFEHPHIIRLIGVCSEAPIWLVMELARLGEMRAYLQSNKHRLDLATLLLYTFQLSTALSYLESKKFVHRDIAARNVLVSAHNCVKLADFGLSRWVEDQSYYTASKCKLPIKWMAPESINFRRFTTSSDVWMFGVCMWEILMLGVKPFQGVKNNEVIRKLENGERLALPNRCPPRLYSLMSQCWSYEPSKRPTFKEIRETLHEILLEEKHQQQETMRRENRRVQAMSWGADDVPPPKPSRQPQNATDQSQLTAVAPVSTYIVAQSPEVLAQLLKDNQNRGVCPSVYTTPASAFNTLAVQFQDEDQVLTTALVSDLPFFDPAASEPSVSHDTHSGDSTLSDTNLDSLESSDTPLMSSLSISETAQAQSPAANRKQQQKVKEMQNLYAVSSKVVGNVTGDLYSPVQKFSTSSAIAVTTTAATCAEIYGPVANFTQSSAIVGNLSQSPSVGGNFGENPGNFGPSSLTNIVGSNNQNQSTSCGQFSSNNTNQSFSVGQPISQNVSCSQSSAGVYPRAPVVSSANTAIPTSAAECLYGPVLKFRAQNVQHQNASDLKSISTSAGSCMPNPRANLVYTSTSGQNLQAQPLHAQNYQHQQIYSNISHLGSQPMYLPQHVQNIQRQNPIHQAVSYIPAQHTSQQSQSTGANQLYTAHATSLGMVQPLKVQGPVYAQQMQPGIASHVPSSQATSVNQQLSFSMAQSHHPVQVHFTATSGATVQQANQQYIHQSNIVMGQQSCSINATQQHGQAQCNVTNPTTSASNATQYLAQPSMQPGIVRSSTPQIATGVAKITTFVTHKQDEQLTSSTDGTLSGSLISSAVSDSTMSSSSSMTEEAQQDQRTVQSQLFDNVAENFNTGVDDEQKLLEQRLLEQQRQSEEDSRWLAREEKRLSIATSGDESASPPVPRSVTQSPNHEQHSANTGSLGSDKGSEKVIVVKKMEPTPTADLDRTNDKVYDSTTSVVRAVMSLSQGVQQSKAEQYLELVRKVGIELKALLSSVDALMDILPISAHREVEMAHKVLSKDMAELVTAMKQAQKYSATTLDVEYRKGMLSAAHILAMDAKNLLDVIDSIRIRYPYVDNQICQKQNNINAPKESTPENRIRSSQSGEQFLRRSQSSERQGTTFRQSQSGELLHRMGQSVDRSLQGSQSDVNSSSSLERRHHIVTNSLERNSTTRRQMTTNSLERKRPSLSCNISPMNNSVNLPPMVPVTCNLVQTVHQSQTVTTGVNQQSVFASNNKTTNESATTDS, encoded by the exons ATGATGGTGGAGCGTGTTGAAGACCATCTCTTCATGTATCGACGTCCCGTTTACCGGGTCTTCCAGTACCTCGAAACCACCGA CCATGAGGGGATGAGCACTGGCGTGGGAGATGGAGGtggaggtggcggtggtggtgtaCAAGGAAGCGGGGGCGGAAGAAATACGCCGCCCCATGGATCGCCCACCCCCATGGATAAAGCGACTTTGAAAGTCCATCTACCTAACG GTGGTTTCAATGTTGTTAAATTCGGTGATGCCATCGATGTAAGGGGTATCATTTCTTTGGTAACTAGTCGACTAGCTGCTGGTACAAGGCACTATAGAAATCTCTACGCCATGAGGCTTCATCATCCTGGATCGGGGGAGAGTTACTGGTTACACCAAGACACCACCATGTACCAG GTTCAGGAGAAGTACGAAAAGAAACATCCCCATTGCGAGTGGAGGTATGAACTAAGGGTGCGATACCTACCCCAGAACctaaacgatttgtacgaaaaGGATAAAGTAACGTTCTACTATTATTACGATCAG gttCGAAATGATTATCTGTGCGCGAACCACTCGGCTCTAGATCAAGATGTGGCTGTTCAATTATGCTGTCTAGAAATTCGATATTTCTTCAAAGACATGCATCAGGTTGCGCTTGACAAGAAGAGTAATCTCGAGTACCTAGAAAGAGAG GTTGGTCTGCACAAATTTTTACCCCGGTCCGTATTGAACGGAATGAAACCAAAGGCTCTACGCAAACTGATACAACAACACTTCAAAAAGGTAGCAGCATTATCTGAATTAGAATGCATGTTCAAGTTCTTTGATCTCTTAAGGGCACACTACAGATTCGATCAGGAAAGGTTCATATGTGCTTTGGGG TCAAGCTGGTCTATACCCGTAGAACTAGTCATTGGACCAGACTTAGGCATATCTTATATGGCTCACAGAGGCGGAACAGTG CCAACAAGAATGGCAGAGTTCTCTCAGATACAGTCTATTCAGACCCTTGTATCGGACTGTAAGGAACACGCGAAAGCGTGTATTAAATTAAGGGTAGCTGGGACTGCTGAAACGTTAAGTATAACCTGTTCGAGTCTGGACCAAGCAGAAAGTTTAGCAGATTTGATCGACGGATATTGTAGACTAGTTACCGGAAGTAACACCTCATTATGGAACAGAAAAG ACGCTCATCCACCAAAATACAGGCAAGATGGAAGCACGAATAGCCCAGAGAAAAATGTTAGCAAAACTGGAACTATTTTGTCAGAGGACTATGCAGAAATTGTGGACGAGGAAGGAGACTACTCAACTCCAGCTA CCAAAGATTATGAAATAGTAAGGAACCAAGTAGAACTGGGTGAAATTATCGGGGAGGGTCAATTTGGTAATGTACATAAAGGTTCTTACAAAGGAAGGGACGGCCAGACCATAGCGGTAGCAGTGAAAACTTGTAAAGTTGACGCGGACCTCGCTACGTCCGAGAAATTCCTCGAAGAAGCTT atataatgcaacaaTTTGAGCATCCTCATATTATAAGATTAATTGGGGTGTGTTCAGAAGCACCGATCTGGTTAGTAATGGAATTAGCTAGGTTGGGAGAGATGCGAGCTTATCTGCAGTCGAATAAACATCGTCTGGACCTCGCCACTCTTCTACTTTATACTTTTCAACTAAGCACTGCCCTGTCTTACCTCGAAAGCAAGAAATTCGTCCACAG AGACATTGCTGCAAGAAACGTGCTAGTTTCTGCGCACAATTGCGTTAAGTTAGCCGATTTTGGCCTTAGTAGGTGGGTAGAAGATCAAAGCTACTACACCGCAAGTAAATGTAAGTTACCTATAAAATGGATGGCGCCTGAAAGCATAAATTTTCGACGATTTACAACATCTTCTGATGTCTGGATGTTTG GTGTATGCATGTGGGAGATTTTGATGTTGGGCGTAAAGCCGTTTCAAGGTGTGAAAAACAACGAAGTGATCCGTAAGTTGGAAAACGGTGAAAGACTTGCATTACCAAATCGCTGCCCACCACGATTATATTCTTTGATGTCTCAATGCTGGAGTTACGAACCCAGCAAACGACCAACGTTCAAAGAAATCAGAGAAACTTTGCA TGAAATATTACTAGAAGAAAAacatcaacagcaagaaacgaTGAGACGAGAAAACAGGAGAGTACAAGCTATGTCTTGGG GTGCAGACGATGTACCGCCGCCGAAACCCTCGAGGCAACCTCAAAACGCGACGGATCAATCTCAGTTAACCGCCGTAGCGCCAGTTTCGACGTATATCGTTGCTCAAAGTCCTGAAGTTCTTGCACAACTTCTCAAGGATAATCAAAACAGGGGGGTATGTCCCTCCGTGTACACAACTCCCGCCTCGGCTTTCAATACCTTAGCAGTGCAGTTCCAAGACGAAGATCAAGTCTTAACTACTGCCTTAGTTTCAGATCTACCCTTTTTCGATCCAGCTGCCTCAGAACCTTCTGTCTCTCATGACACTCACTCAGGAGACTCCACCTTATCCGACACAAACTTAGATTCCCTCGAATCCTCGGACACTCCTCTCATGTCCAGCCTCAGTATTTCAGAGACGGCGCAAGCTCAGTCACCCGCTGCCAATAGAAAACAGCAGCAAAAGGTTAAAGAGATGCAAAATTTGTACGCGGTTAGTTCGAAAGTGGTCGGTAACGTCACCGGGGATCTCTACTCTCCCGTTCAAAAGTTTTCTACGTCCAGCGCTATTGCTGTTACAACTACCGCGGCTACTTGTGCCGAAATATATGGGCCTGTCGCTAATTTCACGCAAAGCTCCGCTATCGTTGGTAATCTCAGTCAAAGTCCCAGCGTAGGTGGTAATTTCGGTGAGAATCCTGGAAACTTTGGGCCTAGTAGCTTAACTAATATCGTAGGCTCGAATAATCAGAATCAGTCCACCAGTTGTGGTCAATTTTCTTCTAACAACACCAATCAATCGTTTAGCGTTGGTCAACCAATAAGTCAGAATGTTAGTTGTTCGCAAAGTTCTGCTGGCGTGTATCCCCGTGCGCCTGTTGTTAGCTCAGCTAACACCGCTATTCCTACGTCAGCCGCAGAATGTCTTTACGGTCCTGTTTTAAAGTTTCGAGCACAAAACGTTCAACATCAAAATGCGTCCGACTTGAAATCTATCAGTACCTCTGCTGGATCCTGTATGCCAAATCCAAGGGCTAATTTGGTCTACACTTCTACTTCCGGACAAAATCTACAAGCCCAACCGTTGCACGCTCAAAACTATCAACATCAGCAAATATACTCGAACATCAGCCATCTAGGCTCGCAGCCAATGTACTTGCCGCAGCATGTGCAAAACATCCAACGGCAGAATCCCATTCATCAAGCAGTTTCTTACATACCCGCGCAACACACCAGTCAACAAAGTCAATCGACCGGCGCTAACCAACTTTACACGGCCCATGCAACCTCCCTTGGTATGGTGCAACCTCTAAAAGTTCAGGGTCCCGTGTACGCGCAACAAATGCAACCTGGAATAGCGAGTCATGTACCGAGTTCTCAAGCAACCAGCGTGAATCAGCAATTGTCTTTTAGCATGGCGCAAAGTCATCATCCTGTTCAAGTGCATTTCACTGCCACGTCAGGTGCTACGGTTCAACAGGCTAACCAGCAGTATATTCATCAAAGTAACATCGTCATGGGACAGCAATCGTGTTCCATTAACGCGACCCAACAGCATGGTCAGGCACAGTGTAACGTTACCAATCCAACTACTAGCGCGTCAAATGCAACACAGTATTTAGCACAACCATCCATGCAACCAGGAATCGTAAGATCTAGTACGCCTCAGATAGCGACTGGTGTAGCAAAAATCACTACGTTCGTAACTCATAAGCAAGACGAACAATTGACAAGCTCTACAGATGGTACGCTGTCCGGATCTCTGATATCGTCCGCTGTCAGTGACAGCACAATGTCATCGAGCAGCTCGATGACAGAGGAGGCACAGCAAGATCAG AGAACCGTACAATCGCAGTTGTTCGACAACGTAGCAGAAAACTTCAACACCGGTGTGGACGATGAACAAAAATTGTTGGAACAACGACTCTTAGAGCAACAGCGTCAGTCTGAAGAGGATAGTCGCTGGTTGGCTAGAGAAGAA AAACGTTTATCAATTGCAACGAGCGGAGACGAAAGCGCTAGTCCTCCAGTTCCACGTTCAGTCACGCAATCACCAAATCACGAGCAACATAGCGCTAATACTGGTTCTTTAGGTTCTGATAAGGGTAGCGAGAAAGTAATCGTCGTAAAG AAAATGGAACCAACACCTACTGCAGATCTGGATAGAACCAATGACAAAGTGTATGATTCCACTACCAGTGTAGTTCGTGCGGTAATGTCTCTTTCCCAAG GTGTGCAGCAGAGCAAAGCGGAACAATACTTGGAGTTAGTACGTAAAGTAGGTATTGAATTAAAAGCCTTGCTTTCATCTGTGGATGCTTTGATGGATATACTACCTATATCTGCTCATCGCGAGGTAGAAATGGCGCATAAAGTTCTTAGCAAAGATATGGCAGAGCTTGTAACCGCTATGAAACAAGCTCAGAAATACAGCGCTACTACTTTAGACGTAGAATATCGAAA AGGAATGTTGTCAGCAGCACACATTTTAGCAATGGACGCAAAGAATCTGCTGGATGTAATCGATTCGATTCGTATTCGTTACCCGTACGTAGATAACCAGATTTGTCAGAAGCAAAACAATATTAATGCACCAAAAGAATCTACGCCGGAAAACCGTATTCGTTCCAGTCAATCTGGAGAACAATTTCTGAGGCGAAGTCAGTCGAGTGAACGTCAGGGTACGACGTTCAGACAGAGTCAAAGTGGTGAACTTTTACATAGAATGGGCCAATCCGTCGATCGCTCGCTTCAG GGTAGTCAAAGTGATGTTAATTCTAGCTCTAGTTTAGAAAGAAGGCATCACATTGTTACTAACAGTCTCGAACGTAATTCAACGACCAGAAGACAAATGACAACAAATAGTTTAGAAAGAAAAAGACCATCGTTGTCATGTAATATCAGTCCTATGAATAATTCAGTTAATCTACCGCCAATGGTACCAGTTACTTGTAATTTAGTTCAAACAGTTCATCAAAGTCAAACAGTGACGACAGGTGTTAATCAACAGTCAGTGTTTGCGTCCAATAataaaacaacaaatgaaaGTGCGACAACTGATAGCTAA
- the Fak gene encoding protein tyrosine kinase 2 Fak isoform X5, producing MMVERVEDHLFMYRRPVYRVFQYLETTDHEGMSTGVGDGGGGGGGGVQGSGGGRNTPPHGSPTPMDKATLKVHLPNGGFNVVKFGDAIDVRGIISLVTSRLAAGTRHYRNLYAMRLHHPGSGESYWLHQDTTMYQVQEKYEKKHPHCEWRYELRVRYLPQNLNDLYEKDKVTFYYYYDQVRNDYLCANHSALDQDVAVQLCCLEIRYFFKDMHQVALDKKSNLEYLEREVGLHKFLPRSVLNGMKPKALRKLIQQHFKKVAALSELECMFKFFDLLRAHYRFDQERFICALGSSWSIPVELVIGPDLGISYMAHRGGTVPTRMAEFSQIQSIQTLVSDCKEHAKACIKLRVAGTAETLSITCSSLDQAESLADLIDGYCRLVTGSNTSLWNRKAASWKNYPCPCKDAHPPKYRQDGSTNSPEKNVSKTGTILSEDYAEIVDEEGDYSTPATKDYEIVRNQVELGEIIGEGQFGNVHKGSYKGRDGQTIAVAVKTCKVDADLATSEKFLEEAYIMQQFEHPHIIRLIGVCSEAPIWLVMELARLGEMRAYLQSNKHRLDLATLLLYTFQLSTALSYLESKKFVHRDIAARNVLVSAHNCVKLADFGLSRWVEDQSYYTASKCKLPIKWMAPESINFRRFTTSSDVWMFGVCMWEILMLGVKPFQGVKNNEVIRKLENGERLALPNRCPPRLYSLMSQCWSYEPSKRPTFKEIRETLHEILLEEKHQQQETMRRENRRVQAMSWGADDVPPPKPSRQPQNATDQSQLTAVAPVSTYIVAQSPEVLAQLLKDNQNRGRTVQSQLFDNVAENFNTGVDDEQKLLEQRLLEQQRQSEEDSRWLAREEKRLSIATSGDESASPPVPRSVTQSPNHEQHSANTGSLGSDKGSEKVIVVKKMEPTPTADLDRTNDKVYDSTTSVVRAVMSLSQGVQQSKAEQYLELVRKVGIELKALLSSVDALMDILPISAHREVEMAHKVLSKDMAELVTAMKQAQKYSATTLDVEYRKGMLSAAHILAMDAKNLLDVIDSIRIRYPYVDNQICQKQNNINAPKESTPENRIRSSQSGEQFLRRSQSSERQGTTFRQSQSGELLHRMGQSVDRSLQGSQSDVNSSSSLERRHHIVTNSLERNSTTRRQMTTNSLERKRPSLSCNISPMNNSVNLPPMVPVTCNLVQTVHQSQTVTTGVNQQSVFASNNKTTNESATTDS from the exons ATGATGGTGGAGCGTGTTGAAGACCATCTCTTCATGTATCGACGTCCCGTTTACCGGGTCTTCCAGTACCTCGAAACCACCGA CCATGAGGGGATGAGCACTGGCGTGGGAGATGGAGGtggaggtggcggtggtggtgtaCAAGGAAGCGGGGGCGGAAGAAATACGCCGCCCCATGGATCGCCCACCCCCATGGATAAAGCGACTTTGAAAGTCCATCTACCTAACG GTGGTTTCAATGTTGTTAAATTCGGTGATGCCATCGATGTAAGGGGTATCATTTCTTTGGTAACTAGTCGACTAGCTGCTGGTACAAGGCACTATAGAAATCTCTACGCCATGAGGCTTCATCATCCTGGATCGGGGGAGAGTTACTGGTTACACCAAGACACCACCATGTACCAG GTTCAGGAGAAGTACGAAAAGAAACATCCCCATTGCGAGTGGAGGTATGAACTAAGGGTGCGATACCTACCCCAGAACctaaacgatttgtacgaaaaGGATAAAGTAACGTTCTACTATTATTACGATCAG gttCGAAATGATTATCTGTGCGCGAACCACTCGGCTCTAGATCAAGATGTGGCTGTTCAATTATGCTGTCTAGAAATTCGATATTTCTTCAAAGACATGCATCAGGTTGCGCTTGACAAGAAGAGTAATCTCGAGTACCTAGAAAGAGAG GTTGGTCTGCACAAATTTTTACCCCGGTCCGTATTGAACGGAATGAAACCAAAGGCTCTACGCAAACTGATACAACAACACTTCAAAAAGGTAGCAGCATTATCTGAATTAGAATGCATGTTCAAGTTCTTTGATCTCTTAAGGGCACACTACAGATTCGATCAGGAAAGGTTCATATGTGCTTTGGGG TCAAGCTGGTCTATACCCGTAGAACTAGTCATTGGACCAGACTTAGGCATATCTTATATGGCTCACAGAGGCGGAACAGTG CCAACAAGAATGGCAGAGTTCTCTCAGATACAGTCTATTCAGACCCTTGTATCGGACTGTAAGGAACACGCGAAAGCGTGTATTAAATTAAGGGTAGCTGGGACTGCTGAAACGTTAAGTATAACCTGTTCGAGTCTGGACCAAGCAGAAAGTTTAGCAGATTTGATCGACGGATATTGTAGACTAGTTACCGGAAGTAACACCTCATTATGGAACAGAAAAG CTGCATCGTGGAAAAACTATCCCTGTCCATGCAAAG ACGCTCATCCACCAAAATACAGGCAAGATGGAAGCACGAATAGCCCAGAGAAAAATGTTAGCAAAACTGGAACTATTTTGTCAGAGGACTATGCAGAAATTGTGGACGAGGAAGGAGACTACTCAACTCCAGCTA CCAAAGATTATGAAATAGTAAGGAACCAAGTAGAACTGGGTGAAATTATCGGGGAGGGTCAATTTGGTAATGTACATAAAGGTTCTTACAAAGGAAGGGACGGCCAGACCATAGCGGTAGCAGTGAAAACTTGTAAAGTTGACGCGGACCTCGCTACGTCCGAGAAATTCCTCGAAGAAGCTT atataatgcaacaaTTTGAGCATCCTCATATTATAAGATTAATTGGGGTGTGTTCAGAAGCACCGATCTGGTTAGTAATGGAATTAGCTAGGTTGGGAGAGATGCGAGCTTATCTGCAGTCGAATAAACATCGTCTGGACCTCGCCACTCTTCTACTTTATACTTTTCAACTAAGCACTGCCCTGTCTTACCTCGAAAGCAAGAAATTCGTCCACAG AGACATTGCTGCAAGAAACGTGCTAGTTTCTGCGCACAATTGCGTTAAGTTAGCCGATTTTGGCCTTAGTAGGTGGGTAGAAGATCAAAGCTACTACACCGCAAGTAAATGTAAGTTACCTATAAAATGGATGGCGCCTGAAAGCATAAATTTTCGACGATTTACAACATCTTCTGATGTCTGGATGTTTG GTGTATGCATGTGGGAGATTTTGATGTTGGGCGTAAAGCCGTTTCAAGGTGTGAAAAACAACGAAGTGATCCGTAAGTTGGAAAACGGTGAAAGACTTGCATTACCAAATCGCTGCCCACCACGATTATATTCTTTGATGTCTCAATGCTGGAGTTACGAACCCAGCAAACGACCAACGTTCAAAGAAATCAGAGAAACTTTGCA TGAAATATTACTAGAAGAAAAacatcaacagcaagaaacgaTGAGACGAGAAAACAGGAGAGTACAAGCTATGTCTTGGG GTGCAGACGATGTACCGCCGCCGAAACCCTCGAGGCAACCTCAAAACGCGACGGATCAATCTCAGTTAACCGCCGTAGCGCCAGTTTCGACGTATATCGTTGCTCAAAGTCCTGAAGTTCTTGCACAACTTCTCAAGGATAATCAAAACAGGGGG AGAACCGTACAATCGCAGTTGTTCGACAACGTAGCAGAAAACTTCAACACCGGTGTGGACGATGAACAAAAATTGTTGGAACAACGACTCTTAGAGCAACAGCGTCAGTCTGAAGAGGATAGTCGCTGGTTGGCTAGAGAAGAA AAACGTTTATCAATTGCAACGAGCGGAGACGAAAGCGCTAGTCCTCCAGTTCCACGTTCAGTCACGCAATCACCAAATCACGAGCAACATAGCGCTAATACTGGTTCTTTAGGTTCTGATAAGGGTAGCGAGAAAGTAATCGTCGTAAAG AAAATGGAACCAACACCTACTGCAGATCTGGATAGAACCAATGACAAAGTGTATGATTCCACTACCAGTGTAGTTCGTGCGGTAATGTCTCTTTCCCAAG GTGTGCAGCAGAGCAAAGCGGAACAATACTTGGAGTTAGTACGTAAAGTAGGTATTGAATTAAAAGCCTTGCTTTCATCTGTGGATGCTTTGATGGATATACTACCTATATCTGCTCATCGCGAGGTAGAAATGGCGCATAAAGTTCTTAGCAAAGATATGGCAGAGCTTGTAACCGCTATGAAACAAGCTCAGAAATACAGCGCTACTACTTTAGACGTAGAATATCGAAA AGGAATGTTGTCAGCAGCACACATTTTAGCAATGGACGCAAAGAATCTGCTGGATGTAATCGATTCGATTCGTATTCGTTACCCGTACGTAGATAACCAGATTTGTCAGAAGCAAAACAATATTAATGCACCAAAAGAATCTACGCCGGAAAACCGTATTCGTTCCAGTCAATCTGGAGAACAATTTCTGAGGCGAAGTCAGTCGAGTGAACGTCAGGGTACGACGTTCAGACAGAGTCAAAGTGGTGAACTTTTACATAGAATGGGCCAATCCGTCGATCGCTCGCTTCAG GGTAGTCAAAGTGATGTTAATTCTAGCTCTAGTTTAGAAAGAAGGCATCACATTGTTACTAACAGTCTCGAACGTAATTCAACGACCAGAAGACAAATGACAACAAATAGTTTAGAAAGAAAAAGACCATCGTTGTCATGTAATATCAGTCCTATGAATAATTCAGTTAATCTACCGCCAATGGTACCAGTTACTTGTAATTTAGTTCAAACAGTTCATCAAAGTCAAACAGTGACGACAGGTGTTAATCAACAGTCAGTGTTTGCGTCCAATAataaaacaacaaatgaaaGTGCGACAACTGATAGCTAA